The sequence TTTAACCACCGGACAAAGCACCCGAGGGCCAAAGAGGGCAAACCCTTTCGGCTTAGTACAGGGCTGCGGGGagcattttccccttttcaccCCCAAATCGCAGGCCCCCAAGGCTTGGCCAAAACGTCTCCAACAGCTTCGCTTTTTTCCCAGAAGCGGCCGGCCCAGCCGCCGGCCAGAGGCGCGGTGCGGAGCGAATTTGTCccctgggggctggagggggcttGCCCAGCCAGCCGCGGCAGGGGATGCGGGGGGATATGCTAATGCCGGCCGGCCGCCGCGGACCAGCCCCCCGGAACGTGGAGATATAAGGGCCCCCCGCATCGGGGAAAGGACACTTCGGCTCAGGTCGCTAATTAGGCAGGAAACCTCCCCGGCCAGCTCGCTTGCCCGAGCTCGGTGGCTgccgccccgcaccgccgcccgggctgcagggatggaggtgaTGGACAGCTGCCAGTTCTCCCCGTCCGAGCTCTTCTACGacagctcctgcctctcctcGCCGGAGGGCGAGTTCCCCGAGGATTTCGAGCCCAGGGATCTGCCTCCCTTCGGCGCTCACCAGCCTACCGAGCCCGCCTGCTCCGAGGAAGAGGAGCACGTCCGAGCCCCCAGCGGCCACCACCAGGCCGGCCACTGCCTGATGTGGGCTTGCAAAGCCTGCAAGAGAAAGTCCACCACGATGGACCGGCGGAAGGCGGCCACcatgagggagaggaggaggctgaagaAAGTGAACCAGGCGTTTGAGACCCTGAAGAGGTGCACCACGGCCAACCCCAACCAAAGACTCCCCAAAGTAGAGATCCTGAGGAACGCCATCAGATACATCGAGAGCCTCCAGGAGCTCTTGAGGGAGCAGGTAGAAAACTACTATCACCTGCCGGGACAGAGCTGCTCCGAGCCGACCAGCcccacctccagctgctccGACGGCATGGTAAGAGAGGGGCAGGAGCTTGGGGCCGCAGGCAGGGCCCCCGGGCAGCAGGACGTCAGGAAAAGGTGGCCGCTTTGGGTTAAAACAGGCCCTTTTCTCGGAGATAGCGCCGAGCGTGCCCGGGGACCGTCGGGGCAGGCAGAGGGCCACCGCCCCGCCAGCTCCCCAAGCCCCCGGGGCTGTCCCTTGTGTCCCCCCTCCCCGTTCAGTGCAGCCGGGGGGCGCCGTGCATGGGgtttggggacggggggcggccggggggggcgcggcggggccggcacTCGCCCCTCGCTGTCTTGCAGGCTGACTGCGGCAGCCCGGTGTGGCCGGCGAGAGGCAGCAGCTTCGAGGCCGGTTTCTGCTCCGAGATGCCCCACGGTAAGGCCGGCATCGGCGGGCGGGGGGACAGGGAAGGACCGGGGGCCCGTCGGGACCGGGTGGCGGTGCGGGGGGCTGCGGTAACGCGCCCCTGCCTCGCCCCGGCCTCAGGGTACGGCGCGGAGCCGAGCAGCGCCCTGTCCAGCCTGGATTGCCTCTCCAGCATCGTGGACCGCCTCTCCCCGGGGGGGGAGCCCCTCCGACACCCCGGCTCCC comes from Anser cygnoides isolate HZ-2024a breed goose chromosome 1, Taihu_goose_T2T_genome, whole genome shotgun sequence and encodes:
- the MYF5 gene encoding myogenic factor 5; translated protein: MEVMDSCQFSPSELFYDSSCLSSPEGEFPEDFEPRDLPPFGAHQPTEPACSEEEEHVRAPSGHHQAGHCLMWACKACKRKSTTMDRRKAATMRERRRLKKVNQAFETLKRCTTANPNQRLPKVEILRNAIRYIESLQELLREQVENYYHLPGQSCSEPTSPTSSCSDGMADCGSPVWPARGSSFEAGFCSEMPHGYGAEPSSALSSLDCLSSIVDRLSPGGEPLRHPGSLSPGASIDSGPGTPGTPPPRRTYQAL